In Methanoregula sp., the sequence CACACCGAGGAGTGACAGGTTGGGCATGCCCACTTCAAGGATTCCTGAGTAACTGCTGCTCGATAATTCATCGAGTACATTAACAACCAGAGGCTCTGCTTCCATGTGGAACTCCCGGATATTTGCAAGAATGTTACCACTCCCCCGCTGCATAACATTGGTTACCGAGGTGGTCTTCTGGGATATGAGTACCTGCAGGGGATCGATGGTGGTATGTTCGTACAGGATGATATGCGTGAATCGGATCGGGGTCCGGTTCTCAATCTCGACTACTCCGCCTCCAATCGGGTTGATCGGGATACCGCGCCTTACTAAAAGACCATCAAACGTGATGCTGCACATCGTGCAGATGCCGGTACAGCCTTTGGGAATCACAAAATCTGCAACTTTTTCTCCTGAAGAAAAGAACTTGACCATTCCGCTGACACAGATACCGGTTTTGTTAGCGTCTTTGAGAACAGATATCGCAAAATCAAGATCTTCGTTTTTTATCAATGAGAGATTGTATACAACGTTTCCTTCTCCCGTCGTCGGATCGAATGTTACCTGAATGGCAAAATCTTCGATATTATGGTTGACAAATTTCAACGGGAGGTTCATTATACTAATCTCGGACATAACAATAGAAAAATTGTTCTATATGAGTAAGGCAATTTATGTATGATGGAACACGATATGCGGGAAAAAGCCAAGAATGCGATGCGACTCATTCTTGAAGCGGCACGGTACGAGGTCGAAGAGGTTGATGACCCTCTTGACCTTTCAGCAGTGCGTGATGGCACCTGCCTGCTGGTGCTCTGTTCGAACGAGAGCGATCTGATCGGACAGTTCGATAAGACCAATTATAGTCTCATGATCGATGACCATGAGATGACCTGCAAGAAACTGCTGTTCTCTCTCGATAAAGAGATCACAACCGAGAACTGCATCCAGTGGGGGGTTGACGAATTTGTGCGGTATACCGGAGAAGCAGTCCTTGCCGATATTCTCGATCGCGAACTGTCACTGGATCTCACGCCGGCAAAAGCCAGAAAAGCTGCTGTAACCGCAGCTGCATCGGCCGCAGCAAAGGCAGAAGAACCTTCGGGTATCACGCTCCCCCACCTCCCCATAAAGATCACCGAGCAGGCTGCGATCCGAACCGCCGGGGTGCAGGGTGCGGCAAAACTGAGATTTATTCCCTATTTCCTGTTCCACTATACGAGCAGCGGAGAGCAGGTCTACAAAGACCGCAGAATCCCGTTTGATGCAGACGGCTGGGGTGCGATCAACGCGATCAACGGGATAAAAATCGAACTCGACGGTAAGATGGTTGAGGAGACCGATATTCCCGGAGGGTCTGAGGTCTGTGATCCGCATATCCGCAAAGATGAAGCCTCCGAACGAATTGTCAATGAATTGATTGAACGGCTCACCCAGAAGGTCCGGATCAAGCAGGAGAAAGGCGATGCGATATTCTATGAAGAGAAGATCCTGAAACCTGACAGGAAAAATATCGCCATTGATTCCAGGCAGATCTATATTCCGGTCTGGCAGATACGGGGCAAGAAGATTGTCGAAGTGAACGCATTCACCGGCGAATTGCTCTCTGAACCTATGGATGAGGGCTGCGAAGTCTTCTGAAACAAGGGGTTGATACGGGCCGTAATAGCGAAGAACCCGTTTCCCTTAAAAACCAGATTTTTCTCTTTATGATAAAGGAAATCCCATGATCGTTGTTCTTGGGGGTGGCCCTGCGGGAAGGATCGCATCAATCCGGCTCGCATCTGCAGGAAAAGAGGTTCGGCTTATCGAACGCGGAGGTATCGGGGGCCAGTGTCTCCATTTTGGGTGTATGCCCGTCTGTGCCCTGAATGATGTGGCCCGCACGATCCATTCTTTCCATGCTTTCCAGCATCTCGGCATAATGGATGCATCCCCTGTGATCAATTTTCCCCGGATGATTGACGAGATGCACGCGATCCAGGCAAAGATTGCATCTGTACTCGATAATGAGACAAAATCTGTTGGCGTGGACATCGTCTACGGGAAGACCGGCCGGCTTGAGGGAAAGACCGTCTTTCTGGATGACGAGAAGATCGAAGCGGATACGGTGATTGTCGCTACCGGGTCACGACCCCATATTCCGGAAATT encodes:
- a CDS encoding DUF128 domain-containing protein, giving the protein MNLPLKFVNHNIEDFAIQVTFDPTTGEGNVVYNLSLIKNEDLDFAISVLKDANKTGICVSGMVKFFSSGEKVADFVIPKGCTGICTMCSITFDGLLVRRGIPINPIGGGVVEIENRTPIRFTHIILYEHTTIDPLQVLISQKTTSVTNVMQRGSGNILANIREFHMEAEPLVVNVLDELSSSSYSGILEVGMPNLSLLGVPVSPQYVAIAAIGGTNPMAAIREGGRWVQIQAMKGLMDIRQMDEIRNY